GGCCGGATTGTTGCCGGGTGCACTGCAGAAGAACGCCGGCCTCAAGTTTTTATGTACCACGATTACCGTGCGCGTGGAGACCACCACCACCGCCCTCACTTCGCAGGCCACGCCGGGCGACGAACTGCGGATTCCGATCAACCATTTCGAGGGCAACTACACCTGCGATGCCAACACCCTTGCGCAGTTGCGGGCCGAGGATCGCGTGGTGGTTCGCTACGTGGACAACCCCAACGGTTCGGTCGACAACATCGCCGGGGTCTGCAACGAGGGCCGCAATGTGGTGGGCCTCATGCCCCACCCGGAGCGGGCCTGCCATCGCTTGCTCGGCTCCGAGGACGGGGCCGTACTCCTCCGGTCGCTTCTGGCGAGCGCCGGCACCCCGGTGGGCTAATCCGACGGCTTAGGAGCGGCCGATGTTGGCCCGCTTGAGCACCGCTGATTTTACGCCACACTCCCGCCAGGCGGCATAGGAGATGGCTTTGCGGGCACCGTAGGCCTGCGCACAATCGACGAAGGCCAACTCGAGGGCGGCGATATCAAGTGGGGAGTCTTGGTCGGCGATGGCCCGCTTGCGCTCTTCTAGTTCGGCCCGCAGATTTAGCCGCTCTTGGATGAGTTGGAGGCGCTTCAGCGGTTCGGCTCCGGCCAGATCCACCGTAATGGTGGCCAGTTGTTTCTCGAGGGATTCAGGGGTCCGTCGGGGACCCCGTTTTGGTTTCTGAGCCTCTAGAGCTTTGAGGTAACGGCGGACGGTACGACCCTGGTTGCGGCCTTCGGCGAGGGCGGCCTTGTGCTCGACCGTCATTGGAGTTTTTTGGGGATGTTCAGCCATAGGTTCCACTTTATTGCTTCCAGGGAACGGTCGCTCAGAGGCGTGTTCTCGGGCTCCGGGCCAGCCGCATAGGCTGGGGCGATGGTGGCTCCGCCTCCCCCGTCGGCCGCCGTGCCCTTGCACCGTGCCCTCGGGCTCACCGACGACGAAGCGGCTTCTATCGCGGCCATTCTGGGCCGATCACCGAATCATCTCGAGTTGGCGATGTACTCGGTCATGTGGTCGGAACACTGCTCCTACAAGTCGTCGAAACAACATTTGCGGACGCTACCCACCGAGGCTGCGCACGTGATGGTCGGGCCCGGTGAAGGGGCCGGGGTAATCGATGTGGGGGATGGCATCGCGGCGGCGTTCCGCATCGAAAGCCACAACCACCCATCGGCCATCGAGCCCTACGAGGGCGCCGCCACCGGTGTGGGCGGCATCCTTCGGGATGTGTTTTCAGTGGGGGCCCGCCCGATCGCCTTGATGGATCCGCTCCGCTTTGGTCCGTTGGATGATCCGCGCAGTCGGTGGATTGCCGAGGGGGTGATCGCGGGAGTTTCCGGATACGGGAACTCCGTAGGCGTTCCCACGGTGGGCGGCGAAACGGTGTTTGATCCCACCTATCAGGACAATCCACTGGTCAACGTGTTCTGTCTCGGACTGCTTCCCAAGGAACGACTGGTGTTGGCTCGGGCGTCGGGTCCGGGCAACCTCACGGTGTTGTTCGGATCGTCCACGGGGCGCGACGGCATCGGGGGAGCGAGCGTATTGGCCTCGGCGGGCTTTGGTGACGATGCCGCCGACGCCGATAAGCGGCCGAGTGTGCAGGTGGGCGATCCCTTCGAGGAAAAACGTCTGATCGAAGCCTGTCTGGAGATACTCGAAGCCGGGCTGGTGGTGGGGATCCAGGATCTAGGGGCGGCCGGCATTACCGGCGCCGCCAGCGAAACGGCCTCGAAGGGAGGGGTGGGCATGGATCTCCACCTCTCGGAGGTACACGTGCGCGAAGCGGGCATGGAGCCGTTCGAGATCATGACGAGCGAGAGCCAGGAGCGGATGCTGGCTATCGTGGAGCCCGCCAAGTTGCACGAACTCCTCGCGATCTGTGAAGCGTGGGAGATCAGGGCTTCGGTGATTGGCACGGTGACCGGTACGGGTCGCTTCCGCATCTTGGACCGACCCGGCGGCATCGTGTTGGGCGACCTACCGGCGAGCTCGCTCGACGACGACGCCCCCCTCTACGACCGGCCCCGCCAGGAACCGGCGGGCCGGGCGGGGCGGATGGCCGATCGCGCCGCACCGGGAGCTCCGGCGGATGTGGCGGCGGACCTTCTGGGCCTCTTGGCCGACCCGTCCTGGGTGTTTCGGCAGTACGACCACCAACTGTTTTTGAACACGGTTGAGGGTCCCGGCGGCGACGCCACCGTGCTGCGGCTCAAGCACCCCACGACCGGGGTGGATACCGGCCGGGGCCTGGCGCTTACCTGTGATGGCAATCACCGCTGGTGCGCCCTCGACCCCCGCCGGGGCACCGCCTTGGTGGTAGCCGAGGCGGTGATGAACCTCGCCTCTGTGGGGGCGCGTCCGCTCGGTCTCGTGAACTGCCTCAACTTCGGCAACCCTGAGCACCCGGAGGTGATGTGGCAACTGGTGGAGTCCATCGGGGGGATGGGGGATGCCTGTCGGGCGCTGAGCATCCCCGTGGTGGGTGGCAACGTGAGCCTCTACAACGAAAGCCGCGGCCGGGACATCGATCCCACGCCGGTGGTGGGCCTCGTGGGCATGGTGGACCGGCTTGATCGTCCGCCGCCGGGGGTGCAACTCCGGGCTGGTGCCGACCTGATAGCGCTCGGCCCCGAGCCGCGAGCACTGGCGGGTTCCCGGTGGGCGTGGGAGCGCGGCTACCAGGCGGGGCCGGCCCCGTCGCTTGATTTTCCGGCCCACGCCGCGGTGGCTGCGCTGGTGCGCGACCTGGTTATGGCCGGGTGGCTCGTAGGGGTGCACGACACCGCCGATGGACTCGGGGTGGCCTTGGCCGAAATGGCGGTGCGATCCGGCGAGGGTTTCACCGTGACGGTCCCCGAGTGCGACTACGCCTGGCTGTTCGCCGAGTCGGCTAGTCGCGTGGTGGTCTGTGTTGCTCCGCGGCATGGCGATGACGTGCGGCGAGCGGCCGCCGAGGCGGGGGTGTTCGCGCGCCCATTGGGTTCCGCGGGGGGTCCAAACCTGGTGGTCGACGGGCTCTTGGAGGTCAGCGTGGGTGATGCCACCACGGCGTGGCGCGATGCGCTGCCCTCCACCCTGGGTCACTGACCCCGGGGGTTCGCGGCCGCAGTACCGACGGCGTCAGGGCAGGGGCGGATGCTCGCGGGTGGGCCAACGAGCGGTCCACGGAGCGGACCCTCCCGCCCACAGTTGTTCGAGTAGTTCCCGTTCGCGCGGGGTGTCCATGGGTTGCCAGAAGCCGTCGTGCTCGAAGGCCATAAGTTGCCCGGCGGCCGCGAGGCCCGCCATTGGTTGGCGTTCCAACATGACATCGGTATCGGAGGGGATGAAGGCGTCGATGGCTGCTTTTTCGATGACCATAAACCCGCCGTTAATCGATCCGGCGCTGGTTTGAGGCTTCTCCTCAAAGCGTTCCACCTGCCCGTGGGAATCGAGGATGAGCTCACCGAAACGTCCGGGTGGACGAACAGAGGTGACGGTGGCGAGTTTGCCGTGCGAGCGGTGAAACTCCAGGAGGCCGGTGATGTCCACCGGTCCGATGCTGTCGCCATAGGTAACCATGATTGGTCCGTCAGCGAGGTGGTGGCTGGCCCGGCGCACCCGGGTGCCGGTGAGTGAGTCGAGTCCGGTGTCCATGCAGGCGATGCGCCAATCGGATTCGTCAACGTCATTGAGATACTCGATGGCATCGGGGCGGCCGAGTTCGATACGGAAGTCGGAGGTCATCGCCTGGAACTGGAGGAAGTAGCGCCGAATCTCGGGGCCGAGCCAACCGAGCGCCAGCACGAAATCTCGGTGGCCGTGGGCGGCGTAGGTCTTCATGATGTGCCAGAGCATGGGGCGGTCGCCGATGGGCAGCATGGGCTTGGGGAGCCCCCGATTCACATCGCTGATGCGGGAGCCCCGCCCTCCGCAAAGGATGATGGTGGGTACCTCAGCCATCACGCCGGGACCAGTCGTAGGCGCTCACGTGTTGGTGAGGATCGGCTCGGATGATCTCATCGGGGTGGTGGGCCAGCGTGGCGCAGTTGGCGACGAGCGCCGACGATGAGCCCTCTCCCTTGAAGCCGTTCCACACGTGGGGTGGCACGGTAACAAGGGCGTAGTTGATTTCCCCAAGGTGCAGTTCCAGGGTGTTGCCACGAGTGGGCGATCCATCGCGGTCGTCGTAGCAGACGAACTTGATCATCCCCACGGGAACGGCGTAGTTGAGTGTCATCTTGGTATGGAGATGCCAGGCCTTGATGGCCCCGGGGTAGACCATGGAGAAGTAGATCTCCCCGAAGCGTTCGAAGCCGTCGCTGTCTTCGCGCAGCATATGCAGCACGGCACCGCGCTCATCGGGGATGCGCTGGAGGGGGGTGACTCGCACCCCTTGGATCTCTGTCACCTGGCTAGCGTAAGCCGCCGCGCTATCGCGTGAGGCGATTTCGGTGGACGAGGCAGAACTTCACCATTTCCGCGACGGCGGTGGCGATGGGTGTGTCGAGGC
Above is a genomic segment from Acidimicrobiia bacterium containing:
- the purQ gene encoding phosphoribosylformylglycinamidine synthase subunit PurQ, with translation MAALVGVILFPGSNCELDALEAIGHLGGRAELVWHGDRSVDGCDALVVPGGFAHGDYLRPGAIARFSPVMDAVRTFAAEGGPVVGICNGFQVLTEAGLLPGALQKNAGLKFLCTTITVRVETTTTALTSQATPGDELRIPINHFEGNYTCDANTLAQLRAEDRVVVRYVDNPNGSVDNIAGVCNEGRNVVGLMPHPERACHRLLGSEDGAVLLRSLLASAGTPVG
- the purL gene encoding phosphoribosylformylglycinamidine synthase subunit PurL codes for the protein MVAPPPPSAAVPLHRALGLTDDEAASIAAILGRSPNHLELAMYSVMWSEHCSYKSSKQHLRTLPTEAAHVMVGPGEGAGVIDVGDGIAAAFRIESHNHPSAIEPYEGAATGVGGILRDVFSVGARPIALMDPLRFGPLDDPRSRWIAEGVIAGVSGYGNSVGVPTVGGETVFDPTYQDNPLVNVFCLGLLPKERLVLARASGPGNLTVLFGSSTGRDGIGGASVLASAGFGDDAADADKRPSVQVGDPFEEKRLIEACLEILEAGLVVGIQDLGAAGITGAASETASKGGVGMDLHLSEVHVREAGMEPFEIMTSESQERMLAIVEPAKLHELLAICEAWEIRASVIGTVTGTGRFRILDRPGGIVLGDLPASSLDDDAPLYDRPRQEPAGRAGRMADRAAPGAPADVAADLLGLLADPSWVFRQYDHQLFLNTVEGPGGDATVLRLKHPTTGVDTGRGLALTCDGNHRWCALDPRRGTALVVAEAVMNLASVGARPLGLVNCLNFGNPEHPEVMWQLVESIGGMGDACRALSIPVVGGNVSLYNESRGRDIDPTPVVGLVGMVDRLDRPPPGVQLRAGADLIALGPEPRALAGSRWAWERGYQAGPAPSLDFPAHAAVAALVRDLVMAGWLVGVHDTADGLGVALAEMAVRSGEGFTVTVPECDYAWLFAESASRVVVCVAPRHGDDVRRAAAEAGVFARPLGSAGGPNLVVDGLLEVSVGDATTAWRDALPSTLGH
- a CDS encoding glucose-1-phosphate cytidylyltransferase, whose amino-acid sequence is MAEVPTIILCGGRGSRISDVNRGLPKPMLPIGDRPMLWHIMKTYAAHGHRDFVLALGWLGPEIRRYFLQFQAMTSDFRIELGRPDAIEYLNDVDESDWRIACMDTGLDSLTGTRVRRASHHLADGPIMVTYGDSIGPVDITGLLEFHRSHGKLATVTSVRPPGRFGELILDSHGQVERFEEKPQTSAGSINGGFMVIEKAAIDAFIPSDTDVMLERQPMAGLAAAGQLMAFEHDGFWQPMDTPRERELLEQLWAGGSAPWTARWPTREHPPLP
- a CDS encoding dTDP-4-dehydrorhamnose 3,5-epimerase, encoding MTEIQGVRVTPLQRIPDERGAVLHMLREDSDGFERFGEIYFSMVYPGAIKAWHLHTKMTLNYAVPVGMIKFVCYDDRDGSPTRGNTLELHLGEINYALVTVPPHVWNGFKGEGSSSALVANCATLAHHPDEIIRADPHQHVSAYDWSRRDG